Proteins from one Palaemon carinicauda isolate YSFRI2023 chromosome 26, ASM3689809v2, whole genome shotgun sequence genomic window:
- the LOC137620321 gene encoding cuticle protein AMP1A-like — translation MKIILIVALATVAVADQLPSYDPPTPAPSYGAPAASNRAAIEVVLPPVAILRDDRTQDEFGSFSVDFEADNGIVFSQSGSPNGPEDSVVKSGVYAYTAPDGTFVEVKYVADENGYQPQSDLLPVAPEFPHPIPQFVLDQIAKAAEEDAAAAREAASSRSNSYAPPPPPPSTGYGAPQ, via the exons ATGAAGATT ATATTAATCGTAGCTTTAGCAACCGTTGCTGTTGCTGACCAGCTGCCATCCTATGACCCTCCTACGCCTGCTCCTTCTTACGGAGCCCCTGCTGCCTCCAACAGAGCTGCCATTGAAGTCGTTCTGCCACCAGTAGCTATCTTGAGGGACGACCGAACCCAGGATGAGTTTGGAAGCTTCAGTGTTGACTTTGAGGCTGACAATGGAATCGTCTTCTCCCAGTCTGGGTCTCCAAATGGGCCAGAAGACTCAGTCGTCAAGTCTGGAGTTTACGC ATACACTGCTCCTGACGGCACTTTCGTCGAAGTAAAATATGTCGCCGACGAGAACGGTTATCAGCCCCAGTCCGACCTGCTGCCAGTGGCTCCCGAATTCCCCCACCCAATtccccagttcgtcctcgaccagatcgctAAGGCTGCTGAAGAAGACGCTGCCGCAGCACGTGAAGCGGCCTCTTCCCGAAGCAACTCTTATGCTCCTCCCCCTCCACCGCC